In one Nocardioides sp. NBC_00368 genomic region, the following are encoded:
- a CDS encoding DUF6338 family protein: MPSSITQLILFIACLAPGAAFLAVHHRGPYAPRSKTTLHEMSTVVFVSLVFDAIAIVIVRIVAPHAGRFALDLPAFVASPGEYARGSFDVVGVWFMLFIGLATILAALGAGLLNGARMPGKLHAAAVACRLLPAGAARTRSGWTHVVREFEPDAYKQVTCLLDDGTRVVGWLASYSTVPEDVPDRDVVLAAPLIFYRPDGGADVANHGALSLSARSIRYLYVDNWPEPPSPIEDVDHDPENAADDPARSET; this comes from the coding sequence ATGCCGAGCTCGATCACGCAATTGATCCTCTTCATCGCGTGCCTTGCGCCGGGCGCCGCATTTCTCGCAGTGCACCATCGCGGACCGTACGCGCCCCGGAGCAAGACAACGCTCCACGAGATGAGCACCGTCGTTTTCGTGAGCTTGGTCTTCGATGCGATCGCGATCGTCATCGTGCGGATCGTGGCTCCGCATGCGGGTCGGTTTGCGCTCGACCTACCCGCGTTCGTAGCGTCGCCGGGGGAATACGCGCGCGGTTCATTCGACGTCGTCGGTGTCTGGTTCATGCTGTTTATCGGCCTAGCCACGATTCTCGCGGCTCTTGGAGCTGGCCTGCTCAACGGCGCGCGGATGCCAGGCAAGTTGCACGCCGCTGCGGTGGCTTGCCGTCTGCTCCCGGCGGGGGCGGCGCGCACGCGGTCTGGGTGGACGCACGTGGTTCGAGAATTCGAGCCGGATGCGTACAAACAGGTCACCTGCCTCCTGGACGACGGCACGCGGGTCGTCGGCTGGTTGGCCTCCTACAGCACCGTGCCTGAGGACGTGCCTGATCGAGACGTCGTTCTCGCCGCGCCGTTGATCTTCTATCGGCCCGATGGAGGCGCAGACGTAGCGAATCACGGTGCGTTGTCGCTGAGCGCACGGTCGATCAGGTACCTGTACGTCGACAACTGGCCAGAGCCACCCAGCCCGATCGAAGACGTCGACCACGATCCCGAGAATGCAGCTGATGACCCGGCACGATCTGAGACTTGA
- a CDS encoding type II secretion system F family protein, producing the protein MIGGLGLGIVAWQVTGWILALVLAPAACIGLPVLLSTAGATTQIQRLEALEEWTRSLSGVLTVGVGLEQALIATLRSTPAPIVAEVNRLAARLRARWSTEDALRAFADELNDATGDLVAANLILGARRRGAGLAAVLEGLAESVAADVRARRQVEADRAKPRATARWVTIISAVVIVVLAVSGTYVDPYATPLGQVILATLLGAYVGILVWMKRMANGRPLPRLFTKDVR; encoded by the coding sequence GTGATCGGCGGCCTCGGGCTGGGGATCGTTGCTTGGCAAGTGACTGGCTGGATCCTCGCGCTCGTCCTGGCGCCTGCCGCCTGCATCGGCCTTCCAGTGCTGCTGTCGACGGCCGGCGCCACCACCCAGATCCAGCGGCTGGAGGCGTTGGAAGAGTGGACGAGGTCCTTGTCTGGCGTCCTCACCGTCGGGGTGGGCCTCGAGCAGGCGCTCATCGCCACGCTGCGCTCCACTCCCGCACCGATCGTGGCCGAGGTAAACCGGCTCGCAGCGCGGTTGCGTGCTCGCTGGTCGACGGAGGATGCGCTGCGTGCTTTCGCTGATGAGCTCAATGACGCCACCGGAGACTTGGTCGCCGCGAACCTGATCCTCGGCGCGCGGCGCCGCGGCGCAGGTCTGGCGGCTGTCCTGGAGGGCTTGGCGGAGTCGGTGGCTGCCGACGTACGAGCTCGGCGACAGGTCGAAGCCGACCGAGCCAAACCTCGAGCGACCGCGCGTTGGGTGACCATCATCAGCGCGGTAGTTATCGTCGTGCTCGCAGTCTCTGGCACATACGTCGACCCATATGCCACCCCGCTCGGCCAGGTCATCCTCGCGACTCTGCTGGGCGCCTACGTCGGCATCCTCGTGTGGATGAAGCGCATGGCCAACGGCCGTCCGCTCCCTCGCCTGTTCACGAAGGACGTCCGATGA
- a CDS encoding CpaF family protein, with product MAQAVFDSLFRLGRLQPLVDDDRVENIIITGYDHVLLELVDGSIEVGPAVADSDDELKDFLVFLASRSEVNARGFSEAQPRLHLRLDDGSRLAAAAWVTPRPSVVIRRHRLMEITLDELVDRQMLTPVAASFLRAAVRARKSIVVSGAQGAGKTTLVRALCAEIDPIEAIGTFETEYELHLHQLRDRHWIVHAWEARPGSGERGADGRQAGEFTIDEALVDSFRFNLSRQIVGEVRGKEIWAMIKAMESGTGSISTTHASDAVAAVRKLVTCAMEAGAHVTQELATSKLAATVDLIVQLDLDTRSENGAFQRTRRVAEIIAIAPGERETGYATTHVFAPDASGTAVPTVLPDEYRVLSDYGFDLAGYLAGQRSVDSFGRGPS from the coding sequence ATGGCACAGGCGGTTTTCGACTCACTCTTCCGCCTCGGACGCCTCCAGCCGCTGGTGGACGACGATCGGGTCGAGAACATCATCATCACCGGCTACGACCACGTGCTGCTCGAGCTCGTCGACGGATCGATCGAAGTCGGCCCGGCCGTAGCGGACTCCGACGACGAGCTGAAGGACTTCCTCGTCTTCCTGGCCTCGCGCAGCGAGGTCAACGCTCGTGGGTTCTCCGAGGCACAGCCGCGACTCCATCTTCGTCTGGACGACGGGTCGCGCCTTGCCGCCGCCGCGTGGGTGACCCCGCGGCCCTCGGTGGTGATCCGTCGTCACCGCCTGATGGAGATCACTCTCGACGAGCTCGTCGATCGGCAGATGCTCACCCCGGTTGCGGCGTCCTTCCTTCGTGCTGCGGTCCGCGCGCGGAAGTCGATCGTGGTCTCCGGCGCGCAAGGTGCGGGCAAGACGACACTCGTTCGCGCGCTCTGCGCGGAGATCGACCCCATCGAGGCGATCGGCACCTTCGAGACCGAATACGAACTGCATCTGCACCAGCTCCGTGACCGGCACTGGATCGTGCACGCCTGGGAGGCCCGCCCCGGCTCCGGCGAACGCGGAGCCGACGGGCGCCAGGCTGGCGAGTTCACCATCGACGAGGCGCTTGTCGACTCCTTCCGGTTCAACCTCTCGCGCCAGATCGTCGGCGAGGTCCGCGGCAAGGAGATCTGGGCCATGATCAAGGCGATGGAATCCGGCACCGGCTCCATCTCCACCACCCACGCCTCGGACGCCGTCGCCGCCGTACGCAAGCTCGTCACCTGCGCCATGGAGGCAGGCGCTCATGTGACCCAAGAGCTCGCGACGTCCAAGTTGGCCGCCACCGTCGACCTGATCGTCCAGCTCGATCTCGACACTCGAAGCGAGAATGGCGCCTTTCAACGTACCCGTCGGGTCGCCGAGATCATCGCCATCGCACCCGGCGAGCGAGAGACCGGGTACGCCACGACACACGTCTTCGCGCCGGACGCCAGCGGCACGGCGGTGCCCACCGTTCTTCCCGATGAGTACCGCGTGCTGTCTGACTACGGCTTCGACCTGGCCGGCTATCTCGCTGGCCAGCGGAGCGTCGACTCCTTCGGAAGAGGGCCGTCATGA
- a CDS encoding type II secretion system F family protein, translating to MTSGLLLAMISGGFIGLGIYMFFVWMLPVHVDLADALARLSPTRVQQNQHQDEATSTTERLGLWAIRVLPPGIWVRTPIRELALLRISLARFYGEKLLFALLGLTIPPLLTVFFGVIGIELPWTIPIVASIGLAVLMFFLPNYNAVDDAKKARLEFTRALGAYIEMVALERNTGSGVRQSMEAAANVCTSWVFTRLSEELTRSRWSGLPPWDALHALGVELGLPELDDFADIMRLSGEEGASVYATLRARSNAMRTAMLNDELTEANATGERMSIPSSLLGVVFMGLLLAPALLRMVMPT from the coding sequence ATGACCAGCGGACTCCTGCTCGCGATGATCTCCGGTGGCTTCATCGGCCTCGGTATCTACATGTTCTTCGTATGGATGCTGCCCGTGCATGTCGATCTCGCGGACGCTCTTGCACGCCTCTCCCCCACGCGTGTCCAACAGAACCAACATCAGGACGAGGCGACCAGCACGACCGAGCGTCTCGGTCTCTGGGCGATTCGAGTACTCCCGCCGGGAATCTGGGTGCGTACGCCGATCCGCGAGCTTGCCTTGCTGCGGATCTCGCTGGCTCGGTTCTATGGCGAGAAGCTGCTCTTCGCATTGCTGGGGTTGACGATCCCACCGCTGCTGACCGTGTTCTTCGGCGTGATCGGGATCGAGCTGCCATGGACGATCCCGATCGTCGCCTCGATCGGGCTAGCGGTGCTGATGTTCTTCCTGCCCAACTACAACGCCGTGGACGACGCGAAGAAGGCCAGGCTGGAGTTCACCCGCGCACTCGGTGCGTACATCGAGATGGTTGCTCTGGAGAGGAACACCGGCTCCGGCGTACGCCAATCGATGGAGGCCGCGGCGAACGTCTGCACCTCCTGGGTCTTCACCCGGCTCTCCGAGGAACTGACCCGATCGCGATGGTCGGGGTTGCCACCTTGGGATGCTCTTCATGCACTCGGCGTCGAGCTCGGTCTGCCTGAGCTGGACGACTTCGCCGACATCATGCGCCTGTCCGGGGAGGAGGGCGCGTCTGTCTACGCCACCCTTCGCGCTCGGTCGAACGCGATGCGCACCGCGATGCTCAACGACGAGCTCACCGAGGCCAACGCCACGGGTGAACGCATGTCGATTCCCAGCTCGTTGCTCGGGGTCGTCTTCATGGGGCTGCTTCTTGCCCCTGCCCTTCTCCGGATGGTCATGCCCACATGA
- the mobF gene encoding MobF family relaxase, with protein MTVSMRVMSAGDGYRYLLRSVAAGDGDRAMSTPLTRYYAESGTPPGRWVGSGVAQLAAGRLAEGDEVTEEQLAQLIGQGCDPVTGEALGRAYPEYKSTAERIEERVAEIDPSLGLEDTEAETSRIEADEASRGGRRAVAGYDYTFSVPKSVSVLWGAADATTQELIVAAHHAAVLDVLAFLEREVAATRTGVAAGNGAVAQVAVAGVAAAAYDHWDSRLGDPQLHTHVVISNKVKALLDGRWRSLDGRPMHAAVTAISAHYNAVLADRITGTFGIRWHLRDRGPERNPQWEITGVPDDLIKEFSSRTRAIELEKERLISEYVAAHGRRPSKAIIVELRAQATLATRPKKHVRPLADLMTEWRARVRNVVGTDATTWAQTVTSAEAPTFGHPEELDQGLFNELGARVVAGVGQKRTTWRHWNLWAEASRQTMRWRFASVRDREAVVARVVEAAERQSVVLTPPEPAPTPPEFQRDDGTSVFRPRHAQVYSSNDMIDAEARLLARAASQTSKTVAVPVVRAVTSRARHAGRLSDEQARVIEQIASSGRRVDVLIGPAGAGKTTTMRTLRTTWATTYGKRSVIGLAPSASAAEILADDLGITCDNTAKWLHEHVRGNPAFTLTPNHLVILDEASMADTRTLDQITAAAVDAGAKVLLVGDPAQIDAVDAGGAFALLASSRADVATLTDIHRFANEWEKTASLALRDGSPVAISAYARHDRLRAGTTDEIATQARQAWEHDVRNGKTTLLIAETRQQVHAINEELRAIRLRTGQTLLGREAVLGDEHRASVGDWVITRRNDRTLRTLTGTWVRNGHRWEVTQIHRNGSMTVRRQHGHRATLTLPADYVAAHVDLGYAVTAHRAEGLTVDTAHVLVTARTTREHLYVSMTRGRETNTAYVALDQPDETHTGLEDDDVTAVTVLQAVLRHAGAELSAQLAIKAEQETWTSIAQLAAEYETLAAHAQRDRWITLIRGSGLTPDQADDVIDSDAFGPLAAVLRRVEAYGGDPGNVLKKVVGRHGLGDAEDIAAVLHHRLRLASNRGTSTSGRFVAGLIPAVSGPLPDEYGPALSERAALIESRARALAEQAVQAAPPWLQRIGTPPAGPTARDRWFHALVTVAAYRDRYQIDSDVPLGVRPGSLAQRADADRAHHALRTATNAAIATSMIGARSAGPSIQGP; from the coding sequence GTGACCGTATCGATGCGGGTGATGTCTGCTGGCGATGGCTACCGCTACCTGCTTCGAAGCGTAGCCGCCGGTGACGGTGACCGCGCGATGTCCACGCCGTTGACGAGGTACTACGCAGAGTCCGGAACACCGCCCGGTCGATGGGTCGGATCAGGGGTCGCACAACTCGCAGCTGGCCGACTTGCCGAAGGTGATGAGGTGACGGAAGAGCAACTCGCTCAGCTCATCGGCCAGGGTTGTGACCCGGTGACGGGGGAGGCGCTCGGCCGCGCGTACCCCGAATACAAGAGCACCGCGGAGCGGATCGAAGAGCGCGTCGCGGAGATCGATCCCTCGCTGGGTCTTGAGGACACTGAGGCCGAGACCTCACGGATCGAGGCAGACGAGGCATCGCGTGGCGGGCGCCGCGCCGTTGCGGGGTACGACTACACCTTCAGCGTGCCGAAGTCGGTCTCGGTGCTGTGGGGAGCGGCAGACGCCACCACCCAGGAGCTGATCGTCGCTGCACATCACGCGGCGGTCCTCGACGTGCTCGCCTTCCTTGAGCGAGAGGTGGCTGCCACCCGCACGGGAGTAGCAGCCGGGAATGGCGCAGTCGCTCAGGTCGCCGTAGCCGGTGTGGCTGCGGCAGCGTACGACCACTGGGATTCTCGCCTCGGTGATCCGCAGCTTCATACGCACGTCGTGATCTCCAACAAAGTGAAGGCACTTCTGGACGGGCGTTGGCGCAGCCTTGACGGCCGACCGATGCACGCCGCCGTGACCGCCATCTCCGCGCACTACAACGCAGTGCTGGCAGACAGGATCACCGGCACGTTCGGAATTCGATGGCACCTGCGTGACCGCGGCCCCGAGCGGAACCCGCAATGGGAGATCACCGGAGTGCCCGACGATCTGATCAAGGAGTTCTCCTCGAGAACTCGCGCGATCGAGCTGGAGAAGGAGCGGTTGATCAGTGAGTACGTCGCGGCGCACGGACGTCGTCCGTCGAAAGCGATCATCGTCGAGCTTCGTGCGCAAGCTACCTTGGCTACACGGCCGAAGAAGCACGTACGTCCACTCGCGGATCTGATGACCGAGTGGCGTGCTCGGGTCCGCAACGTTGTCGGAACCGACGCCACGACCTGGGCACAGACGGTCACGTCGGCGGAAGCCCCGACCTTCGGTCACCCCGAAGAGTTGGACCAGGGTCTCTTCAATGAGTTGGGCGCACGGGTCGTTGCCGGCGTTGGCCAGAAGCGTACGACCTGGCGGCACTGGAACCTCTGGGCCGAAGCATCGCGGCAGACGATGCGCTGGCGGTTCGCGAGCGTCCGGGACCGTGAAGCGGTGGTCGCCCGCGTCGTAGAGGCGGCCGAACGCCAGTCGGTAGTGCTGACGCCACCGGAGCCGGCGCCGACACCGCCGGAGTTTCAGCGCGATGACGGCACTAGTGTCTTCCGGCCCCGCCACGCACAGGTCTACTCGTCGAACGACATGATCGATGCCGAGGCACGCCTCCTCGCGAGAGCCGCCAGCCAGACCTCCAAGACAGTCGCTGTCCCCGTCGTTCGAGCAGTGACCAGCCGGGCGCGTCATGCGGGCAGGCTCAGCGACGAGCAGGCGAGGGTGATCGAGCAGATCGCGTCCTCGGGCAGGAGGGTCGACGTCCTGATCGGCCCCGCCGGCGCAGGAAAGACCACGACGATGCGGACGTTGCGAACAACATGGGCCACGACGTACGGCAAGCGTTCTGTTATTGGTCTCGCCCCGTCGGCGTCAGCCGCGGAGATTCTCGCGGATGATCTCGGCATCACCTGCGACAACACCGCGAAATGGCTCCACGAACACGTCCGTGGCAACCCCGCGTTCACGCTGACACCTAACCACCTGGTCATCCTCGACGAGGCCAGCATGGCCGACACACGGACACTCGACCAGATCACAGCGGCCGCGGTCGATGCCGGCGCCAAAGTGCTCCTGGTTGGCGACCCAGCCCAGATTGACGCGGTCGACGCCGGGGGAGCGTTTGCCCTACTTGCCTCCAGTCGAGCCGACGTCGCGACACTCACCGACATCCACCGCTTCGCCAACGAGTGGGAGAAGACGGCATCCCTCGCGCTCCGTGACGGCAGCCCGGTAGCGATCAGTGCGTACGCTCGCCACGACCGACTTCGCGCGGGGACCACGGACGAGATCGCGACCCAAGCCCGCCAAGCGTGGGAACACGACGTGCGCAATGGCAAGACGACGCTCCTCATCGCCGAGACTCGCCAGCAGGTCCACGCGATCAACGAGGAGTTGCGGGCCATCCGGCTCCGGACCGGCCAGACCCTCCTGGGGCGCGAGGCGGTTCTCGGCGACGAGCACCGCGCATCGGTCGGCGACTGGGTGATCACCCGCCGCAACGACCGCACCCTGCGTACGCTCACCGGCACCTGGGTCCGCAACGGCCACCGATGGGAGGTGACCCAGATCCACCGCAACGGCTCTATGACCGTACGCCGTCAGCATGGCCACCGGGCCACGCTCACCCTCCCCGCCGACTACGTCGCGGCCCACGTCGACCTCGGCTACGCCGTCACCGCCCACCGAGCCGAGGGCCTCACCGTCGACACGGCGCACGTCCTGGTCACCGCGAGAACCACCCGCGAACATCTGTACGTCTCGATGACGCGCGGCCGCGAAACCAACACCGCATACGTCGCCCTGGACCAGCCCGACGAGACCCACACTGGTCTTGAAGATGACGATGTCACCGCGGTGACGGTCCTCCAAGCCGTACTCCGCCATGCCGGAGCCGAGCTATCCGCTCAACTTGCCATCAAGGCCGAGCAGGAGACATGGACATCTATCGCCCAACTTGCGGCTGAGTACGAAACCCTCGCGGCTCACGCTCAGCGAGACCGATGGATCACACTGATCCGTGGATCGGGCCTCACCCCGGACCAGGCAGACGACGTCATCGACTCCGATGCCTTTGGCCCACTGGCCGCCGTGCTGCGAAGGGTCGAAGCCTACGGGGGAGACCCTGGCAACGTGCTGAAAAAGGTGGTCGGGCGACACGGGCTCGGCGACGCCGAAGACATCGCGGCTGTGCTCCACCACCGGCTCCGCCTCGCGTCCAATCGAGGAACATCGACGAGCGGACGCTTCGTCGCCGGCCTCATCCCTGCCGTGAGCGGACCGCTGCCAGACGAGTACGGCCCAGCGCTCAGCGAGCGCGCGGCCTTGATCGAGTCTAGAGCTCGAGCACTCGCCGAACAGGCGGTCCAGGCTGCTCCGCCATGGCTACAGCGCATAGGCACGCCACCCGCCGGCCCAACTGCCCGCGATCGCTGGTTCCACGCCCTCGTCACCGTCGCCGCCTACCGCGACCGATACCAGATTGACAGCGACGTACCCCTTGGCGTGCGACCGGGCTCGCTCGCCCAACGAGCCGACGCAGACCGCGCGCACCACGCGTTGCGAACCGCGACGAACGCCGCGATCGCCACGTCCATGATCGGCGCGAGGAGTGCCGGTCCGTCGATCCAGGGGCCGTAA
- a CDS encoding pilus assembly protein TadG-related protein produces the protein MSRTSDERGSVSVWLVTATFAMTTLVGLAVDLGGQVHAQQRTHDIAAQAARAGGQEVQAGPAVEGRYARIDAAAARQAAKAYLSAAGVGGSVSIRDGNRIVVRANDTYNTKFLGIIGLTKLKVHGEATAHLVRSLGGVPR, from the coding sequence GTGAGTCGAACCTCCGACGAGCGCGGCTCAGTGTCGGTTTGGCTGGTCACCGCCACTTTCGCGATGACCACCTTGGTCGGCCTCGCCGTCGATCTCGGCGGCCAGGTCCACGCCCAGCAACGTACTCACGACATCGCGGCCCAGGCTGCACGGGCGGGCGGCCAAGAGGTTCAAGCAGGGCCAGCCGTGGAAGGTCGCTACGCCAGGATCGACGCAGCGGCCGCACGGCAGGCAGCGAAGGCGTACCTATCAGCTGCCGGCGTCGGCGGCTCAGTCTCGATCCGCGACGGCAACCGGATCGTGGTCAGGGCCAACGACACCTACAACACGAAGTTCCTCGGGATCATCGGCCTCACCAAGCTCAAGGTCCACGGTGAGGCCACCGCCCATCTCGTACGCAGCCTAGGAGGCGTCCCACGATGA
- a CDS encoding DUF3644 domain-containing protein, translated as MNLRQDARHLKTKAISSMRSAMMSFNSPDDDGRATRVLLHLQHAFEMLLKAALVQDRLAVFDRKSGRSIGFDRCLHEAKQSSRIKLTEAEAGTLRSIDAMRDDEQHWYTIVDEGLLYLHARAGVTLFDDLLHRAFDDRLAEYLPLRVLPIGSEPPQDFQTLVDREYDNIAELLKPKRRAGAEAAARVRALLAMEAHVADDAAVSNTDVRRVVKGIRDGKSRPQVFPKLGEVAASVAGEGLSVEVRFVKAGGLPVQLVTDADQDVAAIREVDLQKKYHRSATDLANAVGLTLPKSAALRRHLGIDGDPGCVHTFTFKSQKLTYYSDNAFTKMRGALRNGVDMDAIWLAHGTGRSRTQPPVCSQSGCALRAKAS; from the coding sequence GTGAACCTGAGGCAGGACGCGCGGCACTTGAAGACGAAAGCCATCTCCTCGATGCGCTCAGCGATGATGTCGTTCAACAGTCCTGACGACGATGGCAGGGCAACGCGAGTCCTCCTACATCTCCAGCACGCCTTCGAGATGTTGCTCAAGGCGGCGCTGGTCCAAGATCGGTTGGCCGTCTTCGACAGAAAGTCCGGGAGATCGATCGGCTTCGACCGCTGCCTGCATGAAGCCAAGCAGTCGTCACGCATCAAGCTCACCGAGGCGGAAGCCGGCACGCTGCGTAGCATCGACGCGATGCGTGATGACGAGCAGCACTGGTACACGATCGTTGACGAAGGGCTCCTCTACCTGCACGCTCGCGCAGGAGTCACGCTATTCGACGATCTCCTTCACCGTGCGTTCGACGACCGACTTGCGGAGTACCTCCCGTTGCGGGTTCTGCCGATCGGATCGGAACCGCCGCAGGACTTCCAGACCCTGGTCGACCGCGAGTACGACAACATCGCCGAGTTGCTAAAGCCGAAGCGGCGGGCTGGCGCCGAGGCCGCAGCTCGCGTGCGTGCACTACTTGCGATGGAGGCTCACGTGGCCGATGACGCCGCGGTCTCCAACACTGACGTCCGGCGTGTGGTGAAGGGCATCCGGGACGGTAAGAGCCGCCCCCAGGTTTTCCCCAAATTGGGCGAGGTCGCCGCAAGCGTTGCCGGCGAGGGTCTGTCCGTCGAGGTCCGCTTCGTGAAAGCGGGAGGTCTCCCGGTCCAACTGGTAACCGACGCCGATCAGGACGTCGCGGCCATCCGCGAGGTTGACCTGCAGAAGAAGTACCACCGTTCGGCGACCGACCTCGCCAATGCCGTGGGCCTCACGTTGCCGAAGTCGGCGGCGCTGCGCCGACACCTCGGGATCGACGGTGACCCTGGGTGCGTCCACACGTTCACGTTCAAGAGCCAGAAACTAACGTACTACTCGGACAATGCATTCACGAAGATGCGCGGCGCGCTCAGGAACGGCGTCGACATGGATGCGATCTGGCTTGCCCACGGCACTGGTCGGTCACGGACACAGCCTCCGGTGTGTAGTCAGAGCGGTTGTGCGCTCCGCGCCAAGGCGTCTTGA
- a CDS encoding TadE/TadG family type IV pilus assembly protein, with product MSPARSGRRRPDERGAASIELVILLPALFAVLFLGMQAALYFHARTIAIAAAQEGARAAGAENGTSGDGSRAAAAYLADVGGDALESTHVRVSRTATTASVTITGRSLSVLPGWRPTVRQEATVTVERLTAP from the coding sequence GTGAGTCCGGCAAGATCAGGTAGGAGACGCCCGGACGAGCGAGGCGCTGCCTCGATCGAGCTGGTCATCCTGCTGCCCGCACTCTTCGCGGTCCTCTTCCTGGGGATGCAGGCCGCGTTGTACTTCCATGCGCGCACGATCGCCATCGCTGCAGCACAGGAGGGTGCCCGCGCCGCTGGCGCAGAGAACGGCACGTCCGGTGACGGAAGCCGGGCGGCTGCGGCGTACCTTGCCGACGTCGGTGGCGATGCGTTGGAGTCGACCCACGTCCGGGTTTCTCGAACGGCTACGACCGCGTCGGTCACGATCACCGGGCGAAGCCTGAGCGTCTTGCCGGGGTGGAGGCCGACGGTACGGCAGGAAGCGACGGTCACAGTCGAGAGGCTGACGGCGCCATGA
- a CDS encoding TadE/TadG family type IV pilus assembly protein, with amino-acid sequence MTTSSRDERGSATIEAAVGIPAFALFVGLIIFGGRTAMAHEAVQSAAADAARTASIARSSGVAARDAEQAARENLANQGIRCRSVAVRIDTRAFGTAVGERGSVSASVICRLDLSDLSAPGVPGSRTIRVTMTSPLDQWRERGDSR; translated from the coding sequence ATGACCACGTCATCGCGAGACGAGCGCGGGTCTGCCACGATCGAGGCCGCCGTTGGCATCCCTGCATTCGCCTTGTTCGTCGGGCTGATCATCTTCGGTGGGCGTACGGCTATGGCCCACGAAGCCGTGCAGTCCGCTGCTGCGGACGCCGCCCGGACGGCTTCGATCGCTCGCTCTTCTGGCGTCGCAGCCCGGGATGCCGAGCAGGCTGCTCGCGAGAATCTCGCCAACCAAGGGATCCGGTGTCGCTCAGTCGCGGTGCGGATCGACACGCGCGCTTTCGGGACGGCGGTGGGAGAACGGGGATCCGTCTCAGCATCGGTCATCTGTCGTCTCGACCTGTCCGATCTCTCGGCGCCGGGCGTGCCAGGATCTCGAACGATCCGCGTCACGATGACCTCGCCGCTTGACCAATGGCGCGAACGAGGTGATTCCCGGTGA
- a CDS encoding SAF domain-containing protein, with translation MSKTSKSNTQVVDIDQVTARPQPMPPPKLRRRPGMILGAAAAVAVGAIVTGWAWLATTDTQDVLVARHTIERGSLIEADDIKRIQISADPALEALPGSSYGDVIGKKAGLDIAAGALLTEEATTSSPMPPDGMSVVGLALATSHSPAVNLRTGDRVRVVVTPAEGAEAPAGTPEFTEAEVVAARADDTSGMFLVDVLVPYADAPVLASRAASGNVGIVLDPEAP, from the coding sequence ATGAGCAAGACCAGCAAGAGCAATACCCAGGTCGTGGACATCGACCAAGTCACGGCCAGACCGCAACCGATGCCACCTCCCAAGCTTCGGCGTCGCCCCGGAATGATCCTTGGTGCGGCCGCAGCAGTTGCCGTCGGAGCGATCGTCACCGGCTGGGCCTGGCTCGCCACCACCGACACTCAGGATGTGTTGGTCGCCCGCCACACGATCGAGCGCGGAAGCCTCATCGAGGCTGACGACATCAAGCGGATCCAGATCAGTGCCGACCCTGCACTCGAGGCGCTGCCGGGATCGTCCTACGGCGATGTCATCGGCAAGAAGGCGGGGCTCGACATCGCGGCGGGTGCGTTGCTCACCGAGGAAGCCACGACCTCCTCACCGATGCCTCCTGACGGCATGTCGGTGGTCGGTCTGGCGCTTGCAACCTCCCATTCCCCTGCGGTGAACCTTCGAACGGGCGACCGCGTGCGCGTGGTCGTTACACCGGCCGAGGGTGCCGAGGCTCCGGCAGGAACACCGGAGTTCACCGAGGCGGAGGTAGTGGCTGCTCGAGCTGACGATACATCGGGGATGTTCCTTGTCGACGTGCTCGTGCCGTACGCCGATGCGCCGGTGCTCGCGTCGAGGGCTGCATCCGGAAACGTAGGGATCGTGCTCGACCCGGAGGCACCCTGA